A single region of the Streptomyces sp. AM 4-1-1 genome encodes:
- a CDS encoding sugar kinase encodes MGTPAPRLLPGGPVTAAGLPRGRLVTFGEAMGRVTADRIGLLDVSRSFTMSVGGAESNVAVAAARLGAHVTWAGRLGGDSVGDLIERRLRTEGVRSRVTRDDGFTGLMVCSRRTNAGVRVDYHRAGSAGSRLTKDDVGEDLVRQAAVLHVTGITPALSATARATTSWAVRTARALGVTVSVDVNYRSKLWSRQEAAPVLRELVTQADIVFAGPEEAALVLGTDEAYASARAREPLALARSLAALGAREAIIKDGPRGCAAVIDHREYVRAAVPVETVDPVGAGDAFVAGYLVERLAGGDAGVRLTTATRTGAYAVTVPGDCEGLPFRHELDSFSAAEDVSR; translated from the coding sequence GTGGGCACACCGGCACCCCGACTTCTTCCCGGCGGACCGGTGACGGCGGCGGGGCTGCCGCGAGGGCGGCTCGTCACCTTCGGCGAGGCCATGGGACGCGTCACCGCCGACCGGATCGGCCTTCTGGACGTCTCCCGGTCCTTCACGATGTCGGTCGGAGGAGCCGAGAGCAACGTCGCCGTCGCCGCGGCCCGTCTCGGTGCGCATGTGACGTGGGCCGGCCGGTTGGGCGGCGACAGCGTGGGAGACCTCATCGAGCGCCGCCTGCGGACCGAGGGGGTGCGGAGCCGGGTCACGCGCGACGACGGCTTCACCGGGCTCATGGTCTGCTCCCGCAGGACGAACGCAGGCGTCCGGGTCGACTACCACCGGGCCGGAAGCGCCGGTTCACGCCTGACGAAGGACGATGTCGGCGAGGACCTGGTACGTCAGGCGGCCGTCCTCCACGTCACCGGCATCACGCCGGCCCTGAGCGCGACAGCGCGGGCGACAACGTCGTGGGCCGTGCGTACCGCACGGGCGCTCGGCGTGACCGTCTCCGTGGACGTCAACTACCGGAGCAAGCTCTGGAGCCGCCAAGAGGCGGCGCCGGTGCTTCGGGAGCTCGTCACACAGGCCGACATCGTCTTCGCCGGACCCGAGGAGGCCGCGCTCGTCCTCGGCACCGACGAGGCGTACGCCTCCGCGCGAGCCCGGGAGCCGTTGGCGCTCGCCCGTTCGTTGGCCGCGCTCGGTGCGCGTGAGGCGATCATCAAGGACGGCCCACGCGGCTGCGCCGCCGTCATCGACCACCGCGAGTACGTACGGGCCGCGGTTCCCGTGGAGACGGTGGACCCGGTGGGCGCCGGCGACGCGTTCGTCGCGGGCTACCTCGTCGAGCGCCTGGCCGGCGGAGACGCCGGAGTACGCCTCACCACCGCGACACGTACCGGCGCCTACGCCGTCACGGTCCCGGGGGACTGCGAGGGCCTGCCCTTCCGTCACGAACTCGACTCCTTCTCGGCGGCGGAGGACGTCTCCCGATAG
- a CDS encoding energy-coupling factor transporter transmembrane component T, which produces MSGTMLYQPGKTFLHRADARAKIAAIIVVLVVALTTTRIDVLVALTAVVVLGLAVLARITPASYAKALLLIIPLVLLLTLLQSLVQGGPAIASLGGVSFSRAGVLLGLGIGMRLFAMGICFYGFSVTTSPSDIALALNKVGVPYKFAYLTSFAFRFLPLLQDEAKTLLTAMAVRGSAESSSRHPLRRGRAIVRMLFPMLAGSMKRSSEIALSMELRGYSLPGPRTFYRVVAFRTSDALLLAGVILLAAALLGMQWYLPAPFTEGA; this is translated from the coding sequence ATGAGTGGAACGATGCTCTACCAGCCAGGAAAAACGTTTCTGCATCGAGCCGACGCGCGTGCGAAGATCGCCGCCATCATCGTCGTCCTCGTCGTCGCGCTGACGACGACGCGCATCGACGTCCTCGTCGCGCTGACCGCCGTCGTGGTGCTCGGCCTCGCCGTACTCGCACGGATCACACCGGCCTCGTACGCCAAGGCCCTCCTCCTCATCATCCCGCTCGTCCTGCTTCTCACTCTCCTGCAATCCCTGGTCCAGGGCGGGCCGGCGATCGCGTCGCTCGGCGGGGTCTCCTTCTCCAGGGCGGGTGTCCTGCTCGGGCTGGGCATCGGGATGCGCCTCTTCGCCATGGGGATCTGCTTCTACGGGTTCTCGGTGACCACCAGCCCGTCGGACATCGCGCTCGCGCTCAACAAGGTCGGGGTGCCCTACAAGTTCGCCTATCTGACGAGCTTCGCGTTCCGGTTCCTGCCCCTGCTCCAGGACGAGGCGAAGACCTTGCTCACGGCCATGGCGGTCCGCGGATCGGCCGAGAGCAGTTCGCGCCATCCGCTCCGCCGCGGCCGGGCGATCGTCCGGATGCTGTTCCCCATGCTCGCCGGCTCGATGAAACGCAGCAGCGAGATCGCCCTCTCGATGGAGCTGCGCGGCTACAGCCTGCCGGGCCCGCGAACCTTCTACCGGGTGGTCGCGTTCCGGACGAGCGACGCCCTCCTCCTCGCCGGCGTGATCCTCCTCGCCGCCGCGCTTCTGGGCATGCAGTGGTATCTGCCCGCACCATTCACCGAAGGGGCATGA
- a CDS encoding ABC transporter ATP-binding protein, with translation MTAPALSVSGLTVRYEGADRRALDEVGFDVAPGEVLGILGPTGAGKSTLLQCLSGVIPRHEDSAALRGDIAIFGRPLSDFTSLSEITETVGLVMQDPEVQLVNTVVREELVWGMENRGIPVPEIERRLRRAATLFDIGGLLDRFTHALSGGEKQRVVVASIFCLSPRIMLLDEPTSELDPAGTEGVMDAIRVLADEGVTVIVVEHKIEELAVHADRLIAMRQGRIEAVGTPREVLVGPAAPDRPQVLDVALRLREQGYWDAQLPLSVPAAVATWQSMTNDPHSDRNLS, from the coding sequence ATGACCGCACCAGCGCTGTCCGTGTCCGGCCTGACCGTCCGTTACGAGGGCGCCGACCGGCGCGCGCTCGACGAAGTCGGCTTCGACGTCGCGCCCGGGGAGGTCCTGGGCATCCTCGGTCCGACCGGTGCCGGAAAATCCACCCTCCTGCAGTGCCTGTCCGGTGTCATCCCCCGGCACGAGGACAGCGCCGCCCTGCGGGGCGACATCGCGATCTTCGGGCGCCCGTTGTCGGACTTCACCAGCCTCTCCGAGATCACCGAGACCGTTGGCCTCGTCATGCAGGACCCGGAGGTCCAGCTCGTCAACACCGTGGTGAGGGAAGAGCTCGTCTGGGGCATGGAGAACCGAGGCATCCCGGTACCGGAGATCGAGCGGCGCCTGCGACGCGCAGCCACCCTCTTCGACATCGGCGGCCTTCTCGACAGGTTCACGCACGCCCTCTCGGGCGGGGAGAAGCAGCGCGTCGTCGTCGCCTCGATCTTCTGCCTCAGCCCGCGGATCATGCTCCTCGACGAACCGACGTCCGAACTCGACCCCGCCGGCACCGAAGGCGTCATGGACGCGATCCGCGTACTCGCGGACGAGGGCGTCACCGTCATCGTCGTCGAGCACAAGATCGAGGAGCTCGCCGTCCACGCCGATCGTCTCATCGCCATGCGGCAGGGCCGTATCGAGGCGGTCGGCACTCCGCGCGAGGTGCTCGTGGGCCCCGCGGCACCGGACCGGCCCCAGGTGCTCGACGTGGCTCTGCGGCTGAGGGAGCAGGGGTACTGGGACGCCCAGCTCCCGCTGTCCGTCCCGGCGGCGGTGGCCACCTGGCAGTCGATGACGAACGACCCGCACAGCGACAGGAACCTCTCATGA
- a CDS encoding polysaccharide deacetylase family protein, with translation MNGRESPVPRRDTLRAAAGAALAAAFASGCTEHGGTPHARPPTPSAGGPARTPTPARPAAPAHAAAPHRFPGRPAQIVHGPRDRARVALTFHGQGDPSIARSVLAEAERAGARVTVLAVGDWLDEHPEMARRVLDGGHDLGNHTQHHLDISSMGEARAYAEITGCADRLRRLTGSIGTWFRPSRTQHATPLVQRLAQRAGYPHVLSYDVDSLDFTSPGATAVTRKVAGEIRNGSVVSLHFGYADTVAALPLLLTEIDRRGLRAVTTTELLT, from the coding sequence ATGAACGGTCGCGAGTCACCCGTACCCCGCCGCGACACGCTGCGGGCAGCCGCGGGGGCGGCCCTCGCGGCAGCCTTCGCCTCGGGCTGTACGGAACACGGCGGCACCCCCCACGCCCGGCCGCCCACCCCCTCGGCCGGCGGCCCCGCGCGTACCCCCACCCCCGCCCGGCCCGCCGCACCGGCCCACGCGGCCGCCCCGCACCGCTTCCCCGGCCGGCCCGCGCAGATCGTCCACGGCCCCCGCGACCGCGCCCGGGTGGCCCTCACCTTCCACGGCCAGGGCGACCCCTCGATCGCCAGATCCGTCCTCGCCGAAGCCGAACGCGCCGGGGCGAGGGTCACCGTCCTCGCCGTCGGTGACTGGCTCGACGAACACCCCGAGATGGCCCGCCGGGTCCTCGACGGCGGCCACGACCTCGGCAACCACACCCAGCACCACCTCGACATCTCCTCGATGGGCGAGGCGCGGGCGTACGCCGAGATCACCGGCTGCGCCGACCGGTTGCGCCGCCTCACCGGCTCCATCGGCACCTGGTTCCGGCCCTCACGGACCCAGCACGCCACCCCCCTCGTCCAGCGGCTCGCCCAGCGCGCCGGATACCCCCACGTCCTCTCGTACGACGTGGACTCCCTCGACTTCACCTCGCCCGGTGCCACGGCCGTCACCCGCAAGGTCGCCGGGGAGATCCGCAACGGATCGGTGGTCAGCCTGCACTTCGGCTACGCGGACACGGTCGCGGCCCTGCCGCTCCTCCTCACCGAAATCGACCGCCGCGGGCTGCGCGCGGTGACCACGACGGAGTTGTTGACCTGA
- a CDS encoding CopD family protein yields MWLYVALAVTGTFSTLRRLPLDTVFTSTYGRTLLVKFALPAVVNALALTARLRLTRDGDPATAHRPARRERTVLVAVVLVSAILTVVPDPHCISTR; encoded by the coding sequence GTGTGGCTGTACGTGGCGCTCGCGGTGACCGGGACGTTCAGCACCCTGCGGCGGCTGCCCCTCGACACGGTGTTCACCTCGACGTACGGGCGGACCCTGCTGGTCAAGTTCGCGTTGCCGGCCGTGGTGAACGCGCTCGCGCTGACCGCCAGACTGCGGCTGACACGGGACGGGGACCCCGCCACCGCGCACCGCCCGGCCCGTCGGGAGCGGACGGTGCTGGTGGCGGTCGTGCTGGTGTCGGCGATCCTGACCGTCGTACCTGATCCGCACTGCATCAGTACGCGCTGA
- a CDS encoding NAD(P)-dependent oxidoreductase — MHYLVTGARGFVMSVLVKELLTAEPDATVTAVDLHAPDDVLTSYLGADEGRVRFVRADVTDAGAMADTIRARTPDVIIHGATVTHDASTERRDPERFIRVNVGGTTNVLDAARRTDGVRRVLLISSGAVYGCSPEQSLTEETPPAPDEMYGISKVAGELIARRFSRLYGLHVPVARLTKMFGPMERPSSGRAVMSLPYHLAAAAVRNRPLRITDRTPRAGGDWLSVTQAAQALRLLAVTEGEGTRTYNVSRGIRTAVPELADLFGVEMLQVPAGTADADMDPGTEFGKNGIYASDRAQRELAWKPTDLKDQVAEYVAWAHRHPDFFPADR; from the coding sequence ATGCACTACCTGGTTACCGGCGCCCGGGGCTTCGTCATGAGCGTCCTGGTCAAGGAACTGCTCACCGCCGAGCCCGACGCCACTGTCACCGCCGTCGACCTGCACGCACCCGACGACGTCCTCACGAGTTACCTCGGCGCGGACGAGGGACGCGTGCGCTTCGTCCGGGCCGACGTCACCGATGCCGGGGCAATGGCGGACACGATCAGGGCGCGTACACCCGACGTGATCATCCACGGTGCCACGGTCACCCACGACGCGTCGACCGAACGTCGTGACCCCGAGCGTTTCATCCGCGTCAACGTCGGCGGCACGACGAACGTCCTCGACGCCGCGCGGCGCACCGACGGGGTCCGGCGCGTCCTCCTCATCAGCAGCGGCGCCGTCTACGGATGCTCGCCGGAGCAGTCGCTCACCGAGGAGACCCCGCCCGCGCCCGACGAGATGTACGGCATCAGCAAGGTGGCCGGCGAACTCATCGCGCGACGGTTCAGCCGGCTCTACGGCCTCCACGTCCCCGTCGCACGCCTGACCAAGATGTTCGGCCCCATGGAACGGCCGAGCTCCGGTCGTGCCGTCATGTCCCTGCCCTATCACCTGGCGGCGGCAGCGGTGCGGAACCGGCCCCTCAGGATCACGGACCGGACACCGCGGGCGGGCGGTGACTGGCTCAGCGTGACCCAGGCCGCCCAGGCCCTGCGCCTGCTCGCCGTCACGGAGGGTGAAGGGACCCGGACCTACAACGTCTCCCGCGGCATCCGGACAGCTGTCCCCGAGCTCGCGGATCTCTTCGGCGTCGAGATGCTCCAGGTGCCGGCCGGGACGGCCGACGCCGACATGGACCCCGGCACCGAGTTCGGCAAGAACGGAATCTACGCATCCGACCGCGCACAGCGTGAGCTGGCCTGGAAACCGACCGATCTCAAGGACCAGGTCGCCGAGTACGTCGCGTGGGCACACCGGCACCCCGACTTCTTCCCGGCGGACCGGTGA
- the puuE gene encoding allantoinase PuuE, with product MIPVSSPSDYPRDLAGYGRQLPHAQWPGGAKVAVQFVLNLEEGGENNILHGDAASEAFLTEEPTTALRGRRNLNVESQYEYGTRAGFWRLRRLFDERGLPVTVFGISESLRRNPDLIAAAQESDWEIASHSLRWINYAELEPEVEREHIERAVRLHTEVCGEAPLGWYTGRNSPNTRRLVVEHGGFLYDSDSFSDDLPYWSDVDGVAQLVIPYTLDNNDGRYVNTYGFQSESFSAYLTQALELLLEEGAERPRMMSVGLHLRVSGRPGRAADLRRFLDLVAGHPDVWVTRRVDIARHWRTVHPASRWLPRSVDPLAEDGPVPDQPHAVATGARRS from the coding sequence ATGATTCCCGTCTCCTCACCCAGCGACTACCCCCGCGACCTCGCCGGCTACGGCAGACAGCTTCCCCACGCGCAGTGGCCCGGTGGTGCGAAGGTAGCCGTGCAGTTCGTCCTCAATCTTGAGGAGGGCGGCGAGAACAACATCCTGCACGGCGACGCGGCGTCGGAGGCGTTCCTCACGGAGGAGCCGACCACCGCTCTGCGGGGTCGCCGCAACCTCAACGTCGAGTCCCAGTACGAGTACGGCACCCGCGCCGGCTTCTGGCGGCTCCGCAGGCTGTTCGACGAGCGCGGACTGCCGGTGACGGTCTTCGGTATCTCCGAGTCGCTCCGCCGCAACCCCGATCTGATAGCCGCCGCCCAGGAATCCGATTGGGAGATCGCCTCGCACTCCCTTCGGTGGATCAACTACGCGGAACTGGAGCCGGAGGTCGAGCGCGAGCACATCGAGCGGGCCGTACGGCTCCACACCGAGGTGTGCGGCGAGGCGCCGCTCGGTTGGTACACGGGTCGCAACAGCCCCAACACCCGCCGTCTCGTGGTCGAGCACGGGGGTTTCCTCTACGACTCGGACTCCTTCAGCGACGACCTGCCGTACTGGAGCGACGTCGACGGCGTCGCGCAGCTCGTGATCCCCTACACCCTCGACAACAACGACGGCCGGTACGTCAACACCTACGGCTTCCAGTCCGAGTCGTTCTCCGCCTACCTCACACAAGCTCTTGAACTCCTCCTGGAGGAAGGCGCGGAACGCCCGCGCATGATGAGTGTCGGGCTGCATCTGCGCGTCAGCGGACGACCCGGTCGCGCAGCGGATCTGCGCCGGTTCCTGGATCTCGTGGCCGGTCACCCCGATGTCTGGGTCACCCGGCGCGTGGACATCGCCCGTCACTGGCGCACGGTCCACCCCGCCTCGCGGTGGCTGCCGCGATCGGTCGACCCGCTGGCGGAGGACGGTCCGGTGCCGGATCAGCCTCATGCCGTGGCGACGGGTGCCCGCCGGTCCTGA
- a CDS encoding FCD domain-containing protein, whose translation MNDREGAMLALLQLMSVSSGPLGTRNAQRELARRGRELSESSVSRLLREMDARGWTTPVGTKGRKLAGEGRRRAAEAVLAQSASGSLQHAVRDTKDLLDLLRARLAVESAVAGDAARAPEEDRLLRLQDLCDQHVRVVGSAPMIEQPGLLFHRGIVDMSSNRILKVAAEMMLAPHLDRVEAVLDTVLATRRDEEKVVAEHQAVLDRIRQRDPVGAEEAMRAHFEAMIEAAETSIVGGNEVLVQRLLDWIPDSRQLVSSVRQY comes from the coding sequence ATGAACGACCGCGAAGGAGCCATGCTCGCGCTCCTGCAGCTGATGTCGGTGTCGAGCGGACCGCTGGGGACCCGCAACGCCCAGCGTGAGCTGGCGAGACGGGGCAGGGAGCTCAGCGAGTCCTCCGTGTCGCGCCTGCTGCGGGAGATGGACGCCCGGGGATGGACCACGCCCGTGGGCACCAAGGGGCGGAAGCTGGCGGGGGAGGGGCGGCGCCGTGCGGCCGAGGCGGTCCTGGCCCAGAGCGCCTCGGGCTCGTTGCAGCACGCGGTGCGCGACACCAAGGACCTGCTCGACCTGCTCAGGGCGCGTCTCGCCGTCGAGAGCGCGGTCGCGGGCGATGCCGCCCGAGCGCCCGAGGAGGATCGGTTGCTGCGGTTGCAGGACCTGTGCGACCAGCATGTCCGGGTCGTCGGCAGCGCTCCGATGATCGAACAGCCGGGGCTTCTGTTCCACCGAGGTATTGTCGATATGTCGTCAAATAGGATACTCAAAGTGGCTGCCGAGATGATGCTCGCACCGCACTTGGACCGTGTCGAGGCGGTGCTTGACACGGTCCTCGCCACCCGCCGGGACGAGGAGAAGGTCGTCGCCGAGCACCAGGCGGTCCTCGACCGGATCCGGCAGCGGGACCCCGTCGGCGCCGAGGAGGCCATGCGGGCCCACTTCGAGGCGATGATCGAGGCCGCGGAGACGTCGATCGTCGGGGGCAACGAGGTGCTCGTCCAGCGGCTGCTGGACTGGATTCCCGACAGCCGCCAACTCGTGAGCAGCGTTCGTCAGTATTGA
- a CDS encoding YncE family protein yields the protein MPHLLGRTRCATRTPALLGAVLLVALAGCGSSDGHGSPAAAPPPTPSRVGPAAPPGLPGMPPVLDPRDVYAADRAGRLSPVVRKFPPRVYVPNTASDTVTVIDPRTYKVIETIPVGRQPQHVVPSWDLRTLWVNNDLGDSLTAIDPATGKPGRTVKVSDPYNLYFTPNGKYAVVMASMDRQLVFRDPRTMKRVKTVPVTCAGVNHADFSADGRYFIVSCEFSGELLKVDTERMKVVGTQKLPVRGAMPQDVKLSPDGRTFYIADMAANGMWVLDAGKFTTPKLMPTGKGCHGLYVSRDSREMYISNRGEGSVSVFDFARNELTRKWQLPNGGSPDMGGVSADGKVLWLSGRYDSEVYAIDTSDGRQLARIPVGKGPHGLAVYPQPGRYSLGHTGVFR from the coding sequence ATGCCCCACCTCCTCGGGCGCACCCGGTGCGCCACGCGCACCCCGGCCCTGCTCGGGGCCGTACTCCTCGTCGCTCTCGCCGGCTGCGGCTCGTCGGACGGACACGGCAGTCCGGCCGCCGCCCCGCCACCGACCCCGTCCCGGGTCGGCCCGGCGGCCCCGCCCGGACTGCCGGGGATGCCGCCGGTGCTCGATCCGCGTGACGTCTACGCCGCCGACCGCGCGGGCCGGCTGTCACCGGTCGTCCGGAAGTTCCCGCCGCGCGTCTACGTACCCAACACCGCCTCCGACACGGTGACGGTGATCGATCCCAGGACGTACAAGGTCATCGAGACGATCCCGGTCGGCCGGCAACCCCAGCACGTCGTCCCCTCGTGGGACCTGAGGACGCTCTGGGTCAACAACGACCTGGGCGACAGCCTCACCGCCATCGACCCCGCCACCGGGAAACCCGGCCGCACGGTCAAGGTCTCCGACCCGTACAACCTCTACTTCACACCCAACGGGAAGTACGCCGTCGTCATGGCGTCGATGGACCGCCAACTCGTCTTCCGCGACCCGCGGACCATGAAACGCGTCAAGACGGTCCCGGTCACCTGCGCGGGGGTCAACCACGCAGACTTCTCGGCGGACGGGCGGTACTTCATCGTCTCCTGCGAGTTCTCCGGGGAACTCCTCAAGGTCGACACCGAGCGGATGAAGGTCGTCGGCACGCAGAAGCTGCCGGTGCGCGGCGCGATGCCGCAGGACGTCAAGCTCTCACCGGACGGCAGGACCTTCTACATCGCGGACATGGCGGCCAACGGGATGTGGGTGCTGGACGCCGGGAAGTTCACCACCCCGAAGCTGATGCCCACCGGCAAGGGCTGCCACGGGCTGTACGTCAGCCGCGACTCCCGCGAGATGTACATCTCCAACCGGGGCGAGGGCAGCGTCTCCGTCTTCGACTTCGCCCGGAACGAGCTGACGAGGAAATGGCAGCTGCCGAACGGCGGCAGCCCCGACATGGGCGGCGTCTCGGCCGACGGCAAGGTGCTCTGGCTGTCGGGGCGTTACGACTCCGAGGTGTACGCGATCGACACGAGCGACGGCAGACAGCTCGCCAGGATTCCGGTCGGCAAGGGCCCGCACGGACTCGCCGTCTATCCGCAGCCGGGCCGCTACTCGCTGGGCCACACCGGAGTCTTCCGCTGA
- a CDS encoding bifunctional 4-hydroxy-2-oxoglutarate aldolase/2-dehydro-3-deoxy-phosphogluconate aldolase, translated as MPHTPEDFTRFFDDAFAAVPLMAILRGYSPERTVELATRAWDLGITQVEVPVQDPDAVPSLKAAVSGGARRHMRVGAGTVTTPEQVRVAREAGAAFTVAPGYDEDVLEESLALGVPHLPGVSTPSEMGRAQRRGLHWVKVFPASHLGPSWIRAVRAPFPRLRIVATGGVDAGNATSFLEAGARVVSLGSALAHPTQLDRIAVLLGGNRAGGG; from the coding sequence GTGCCCCACACCCCGGAAGACTTCACCCGATTCTTCGACGACGCGTTCGCGGCCGTCCCGCTCATGGCGATCCTCCGCGGGTACTCGCCCGAACGCACCGTCGAGTTGGCCACCCGGGCGTGGGACCTCGGGATCACCCAGGTCGAGGTTCCCGTCCAGGACCCTGACGCCGTGCCGTCCCTCAAGGCAGCCGTCTCCGGCGGCGCACGCCGGCACATGCGTGTGGGGGCCGGCACCGTCACCACCCCTGAGCAGGTCCGCGTCGCCCGGGAGGCCGGTGCGGCGTTCACCGTCGCCCCCGGGTACGACGAGGACGTCCTGGAGGAGAGCCTCGCCCTGGGCGTCCCCCACCTTCCGGGTGTCTCCACGCCCTCGGAGATGGGGAGGGCACAACGGAGGGGCCTCCACTGGGTCAAGGTGTTTCCCGCGTCCCATCTCGGGCCCTCCTGGATACGTGCGGTCCGGGCGCCGTTCCCGCGGCTGCGCATCGTCGCGACCGGCGGCGTCGACGCGGGGAACGCCACCTCCTTTCTCGAAGCCGGCGCACGTGTCGTCTCCCTGGGCTCGGCCCTGGCGCATCCGACGCAACTCGACCGGATCGCCGTGCTGCTCGGCGGGAACCGCGCCGGCGGCGGCTGA
- a CDS encoding energy-coupling factor ABC transporter ATP-binding protein yields the protein MSRSDAVIEIVDVEHTYGGATKALAGVSMTIGRGEFVAIIGKNGSGKTTLAKHFNGLLRPTGPSGAVRLRTKDGRTIDTRGSRLHHLASTVGYVFQNPDRQIFHDTCREELEYGPRNLGAEPGTLAERVSETLELVGLEGREEANPIHLSRGERQRLAIASTLVMGCDVVVVDEPTTGQDRAESRKILDSLAHHHARGRTVVIISHDMALVAEYATRVIAMREGRVLTDGTPAEVFSQREVLQETNIRPPQAAVLAAEIGLTGVLTVNDAVREMREVLAPADRPAPLPDESKVH from the coding sequence ATGAGCCGATCGGACGCAGTCATCGAGATCGTCGATGTCGAGCACACCTACGGTGGGGCGACGAAGGCCCTGGCCGGAGTGAGCATGACGATCGGCCGCGGCGAATTCGTCGCGATCATCGGCAAGAACGGCTCCGGCAAGACGACCCTCGCCAAGCACTTCAACGGTCTGCTCCGGCCGACCGGCCCCTCCGGCGCGGTCCGCCTGCGCACGAAGGACGGCCGGACCATCGACACCCGCGGCTCACGGCTGCACCACCTCGCCTCGACCGTCGGGTACGTCTTCCAGAATCCGGACCGTCAGATCTTCCACGACACCTGCCGGGAGGAACTGGAGTACGGCCCGCGCAACCTCGGGGCCGAGCCCGGGACGCTCGCCGAGCGCGTGTCCGAGACACTGGAACTGGTCGGGCTGGAGGGACGGGAGGAAGCCAACCCCATCCACCTCTCCCGAGGCGAGCGCCAGCGCCTCGCCATCGCCTCGACCCTCGTCATGGGATGCGACGTCGTGGTCGTCGACGAACCCACGACCGGTCAGGACCGGGCCGAGTCCCGCAAGATCCTCGACTCGCTCGCGCACCACCACGCCCGCGGCCGGACGGTCGTCATCATCTCCCACGACATGGCACTGGTCGCCGAGTACGCCACCCGTGTCATCGCCATGCGAGAGGGCCGGGTCCTGACCGACGGCACACCGGCAGAGGTCTTCTCGCAGCGCGAGGTGCTCCAGGAGACCAACATCAGGCCCCCGCAGGCCGCGGTGCTCGCTGCCGAGATCGGCCTGACCGGCGTCCTGACTGTGAACGACGCGGTGCGCGAGATGCGCGAAGTCCTGGCGCCGGCGGACCGGCCCGCGCCCCTGCCCGACGAGAGCAAGGTCCACTGA
- a CDS encoding sialidase family protein: MPRTGATSPARIHSRPTDARYQDEHRKWQGIPSVERTHGGRLYVNWYSGMETETGGNFVVVTSSDDDGTTWTGPRFVIEHDDPEVRVYDPCLWRDPTDRLWLTWNQSRDFFDGRTGVWVATSDNPDDDEPVWTEPRRIANGIMMNKPTVLSDGTWLFPAAIWACHTPAEDHPLEAERFSNVYVSTDEGETISYLGGADVPNRSFDEHMIVEKRDGGLWMLVRRFDGVGESFSRDGGRTWSPGRLSHIDGPCSRFHVRRLPSGRLLMINHAEFGDRRSREEIERQGNVKEWKGRTNLTAFVSDDDGATWPHRLLLDDRDDVSYPDAAIGPDGRIFVVYDHDRFGDRGIYLARFTEDDVLTGRADSAGSATRVLVNRALALPEPTGDTTPVRTGPAPAATR, translated from the coding sequence ATGCCCCGGACAGGCGCCACGTCCCCCGCTCGAATCCATTCGCGTCCCACCGACGCCCGGTACCAGGACGAACACCGCAAGTGGCAGGGCATCCCGTCGGTCGAGCGCACCCATGGCGGGCGGCTGTACGTCAACTGGTACTCGGGGATGGAGACGGAGACCGGGGGGAACTTCGTCGTCGTCACGAGCAGCGACGATGACGGCACCACCTGGACCGGCCCCAGGTTCGTCATCGAACACGACGACCCCGAGGTGCGCGTGTACGACCCCTGCCTCTGGCGGGACCCCACCGACAGGCTCTGGCTGACGTGGAACCAGAGCCGCGACTTCTTCGACGGCAGGACGGGCGTCTGGGTCGCCACGAGCGACAATCCCGACGACGACGAGCCGGTCTGGACCGAGCCGCGTCGGATCGCCAACGGCATCATGATGAACAAGCCCACCGTGCTCTCCGACGGCACGTGGCTGTTTCCCGCGGCCATCTGGGCCTGCCACACGCCTGCCGAGGACCACCCGCTGGAGGCGGAACGGTTCTCCAACGTGTACGTCTCCACCGACGAGGGGGAGACGATCTCCTACCTCGGCGGGGCCGATGTACCGAACCGCAGCTTCGACGAGCACATGATCGTCGAGAAGCGCGACGGCGGGCTGTGGATGCTCGTCCGACGCTTCGACGGCGTGGGCGAGAGCTTCTCGCGGGACGGAGGCAGAACGTGGTCGCCCGGCCGGCTCAGCCACATTGACGGCCCCTGCTCCCGCTTCCACGTCCGGCGACTGCCGTCGGGCCGCCTGCTCATGATCAATCACGCGGAGTTCGGTGATCGGCGGTCCCGCGAGGAGATCGAGCGGCAGGGCAACGTCAAGGAGTGGAAGGGCCGCACCAACCTCACGGCCTTCGTCAGCGACGACGACGGTGCGACGTGGCCGCACCGGCTCCTCCTCGACGACCGGGACGACGTCTCCTACCCCGACGCCGCCATCGGGCCCGACGGCCGGATCTTCGTCGTCTACGACCACGACCGCTTCGGCGACCGGGGCATCTACCTCGCCCGGTTCACCGAGGACGACGTCCTGACCGGCCGGGCGGACAGCGCAGGCTCCGCCACACGTGTCCTCGTCAACCGCGCCCTCGCCCTGCCCGAACCCACCGGCGACACCACGCCGGTCCGAACCGGACCGGCTCCCGCCGCAACCAGATGA